Proteins from one Bos taurus isolate L1 Dominette 01449 registration number 42190680 breed Hereford chromosome 7, ARS-UCD2.0, whole genome shotgun sequence genomic window:
- the LSM7 gene encoding U6 snRNA-associated Sm-like protein LSm7 isoform X1, translated as MADKEKKKKESILDLSKYIDKTIRVKFQGGREASGILKGFDPLLNLVLDGTIEYMRDPDDQYKLTEDTRQLGLVVCRGTSVVLICPQDGMEAIPNPFIQQQDA; from the exons ATGGCG gacaaagagaagaaaaagaaagagagcatCTTGGACCTGTCCAAGTACATCGACAAGACCATCCGAGTGAAGTTCCAGGGAGGCAGAGAAG CCAGTGGAATCCTGAAAGGGTTCGACCCGCTGCTCAACCTCGTGCTGGACGGCACCATCGAGTACATGCGAG ACCCCGATGACCAGTACAAGCTCACAGAGGACACGCGGCAGCTGGGCCTGGTGGTGTGCAGGGGCACTTCGGTGGTGCTCATCTGCCCGCAGGATGGCATGGAGGCCATCCCCAACCCCTTCATCCAGCAGCAGGATGCCTAG